In Pseudobacter ginsenosidimutans, the following are encoded in one genomic region:
- a CDS encoding SIP domain-containing protein, with the protein MEQATGIKYKLSGLLESALAKRGTVLYVLRHYAGMYEVRVHLPETKMESWNKPQHIKCKVAAGRYRDYTPAVWDPITKSCSLFIDTSHEGPGSEWARSLRSGDPLVYLGIDSYGKAPLDTAEQVYFGDPSAIGHFFALMQLTNGLGKISGSIIVQHEQHREAFEASFPSLSIDTVCSTEALAASSPLISDAPDRQFYLAGNSMMVHSLRKLLKQQGVAAHKIHAQGFWK; encoded by the coding sequence GTGGAACAGGCAACAGGAATAAAATACAAACTCAGCGGACTGCTGGAATCCGCTCTGGCAAAGCGCGGAACGGTACTGTACGTACTGCGCCATTATGCAGGCATGTACGAAGTGAGAGTACATCTTCCCGAAACGAAGATGGAAAGCTGGAACAAACCCCAACATATCAAATGCAAGGTGGCTGCGGGCCGTTACCGGGATTATACGCCGGCAGTCTGGGACCCCATCACCAAAAGCTGCTCGCTCTTCATAGATACTTCGCATGAAGGCCCGGGCAGCGAGTGGGCAAGATCATTGAGGTCTGGTGATCCGCTGGTCTATCTCGGCATCGATTCCTATGGCAAAGCGCCGCTGGATACAGCAGAACAGGTCTACTTCGGAGATCCCAGCGCCATCGGTCATTTCTTTGCGCTGATGCAACTCACCAATGGCCTGGGAAAGATATCCGGGAGTATCATCGTGCAACACGAGCAACACCGGGAAGCATTCGAAGCCTCCTTCCCCAGCCTGAGCATCGATACCGTTTGCAGCACGGAAGCACTTGCGGCCAGCTCACCGCTGATCTCTGATGCGCCCGACAGGCAATTCTACCTGGCAGGAAATTCCATGATGGTGCATTCACTCCGTAAACTGCTGAAGCAGCAGGGCGTTGCCGCACATAAGATACATGCACAGGGATTCTGGAAATAA
- a CDS encoding SDR family NAD(P)-dependent oxidoreductase, translating into MKRLENKVAVITGGAGSIGKITAQLFLNEGAKVFLVDISEDALKKTADELGGGKNLAYAAADVTKSADVERYAAEAEKKFGKIDVFFNNAGIEGVVKPITDYPEDVFDKVIAVNVKGAWLGIKYVLPRMKDGGSIINTSSVAGINGSPDVSAYITSKHAVVGIMRAIAVEAAPRRIRVNSVHPSPVDNRMMRSLEEGFAPGHGEEAKKNLEKTIPLGRYAQPKEIAELVLFLASDESKFITGTTQVIDGGLSVL; encoded by the coding sequence ATGAAAAGACTGGAAAACAAGGTTGCCGTCATTACCGGCGGAGCCGGCAGCATCGGAAAGATCACAGCTCAGTTATTTTTGAACGAAGGGGCCAAAGTGTTTCTCGTAGACATCAGTGAGGACGCACTGAAAAAAACAGCCGATGAGCTTGGCGGAGGAAAAAACCTCGCCTATGCCGCAGCAGACGTGACCAAATCAGCCGATGTGGAAAGATATGCCGCAGAAGCGGAAAAGAAATTCGGAAAGATCGATGTATTCTTCAACAACGCAGGTATTGAAGGCGTAGTAAAACCCATTACCGATTACCCTGAAGACGTATTTGATAAAGTGATAGCCGTGAATGTGAAAGGCGCCTGGCTGGGTATCAAGTATGTACTTCCCCGTATGAAAGATGGTGGCAGCATCATCAACACTTCTTCTGTGGCCGGTATCAACGGCAGCCCGGACGTAAGCGCGTATATCACCAGCAAACACGCTGTGGTAGGCATCATGAGGGCGATTGCAGTGGAAGCCGCTCCCCGTCGGATCCGCGTGAACTCCGTTCACCCTTCACCTGTAGACAACAGGATGATGCGTTCCCTCGAAGAAGGCTTTGCACCAGGCCATGGAGAGGAAGCCAAAAAGAACCTCGAAAAAACAATCCCGCTCGGCCGTTACGCCCAGCCTAAGGAAATTGCAGAACTGGTACTCTTCCTGGCAAGCGATGAAAGCAAATTCATCACCGGCACCACGCAGGTGATAGATGGCGGGCTCAGCGTATTGTAA
- a CDS encoding VOC family protein: protein MSQLITGIHHVTAIAADSQKNVDFYTGILGLRLVKKTINFDAPDVYHFYYGDEAGNPGSILTFFPYTGLVRGRHGKGMLNTTTFSLPVSSIGYWEERLKKFNVRYKPAEDRFNMETVIYFEDSDGLGLELVFNDADKRPGFSYGQIPPEHAIKGFYSVEIWEEGYERTAGLLTEQMDHQLIGERGNRFRFAATNAPGNYVDILCTPDSLRGLGGSGTVHHIAFATPDRESQTAVQKN from the coding sequence ATGTCACAACTGATCACAGGCATTCATCACGTCACAGCTATCGCTGCGGACTCCCAGAAAAATGTGGACTTCTATACAGGTATACTTGGCCTGCGACTGGTAAAGAAAACGATCAATTTCGATGCCCCTGATGTGTATCATTTCTATTATGGCGACGAAGCCGGCAACCCCGGCAGCATCCTCACTTTCTTTCCCTATACTGGATTGGTGAGAGGCCGTCATGGCAAGGGAATGCTCAATACAACCACCTTCTCCCTGCCCGTTTCGTCTATTGGTTACTGGGAAGAGAGGCTGAAGAAATTCAATGTTAGGTACAAGCCTGCCGAGGACCGGTTCAATATGGAGACTGTGATCTATTTTGAAGACAGTGATGGCCTGGGACTTGAGTTAGTGTTCAACGATGCAGATAAGAGGCCAGGTTTCTCATATGGACAGATCCCACCGGAACATGCCATCAAGGGCTTTTACAGTGTGGAGATCTGGGAGGAAGGATATGAGCGGACGGCGGGATTGCTCACTGAGCAAATGGACCATCAGCTGATCGGTGAAAGAGGCAATCGTTTTCGATTCGCCGCCACCAATGCTCCCGGTAATTATGTAGACATACTCTGTACGCCCGACAGCCTGCGGGGTCTTGGCGGCAGTGGTACTGTGCATCATATCGCATTTGCAACGCCCGACAGAGAATCTCAAACAGCTGTTCAGAAAAATTAA
- a CDS encoding RidA family protein, with amino-acid sequence MLKPILVTFIVSTFLSCKTSSIMQTKTIDPTGYGYSQAYEVSNARKLLFVSGQVPEDEKGNVPPDFPSQCALAWKNIEDKLKKAGMTLENIVKVNVYLSDRKYRGKCSDGRPAILQKTQPAMTIIITGIYDEIWLLEIEVVAAA; translated from the coding sequence ATGCTAAAACCTATCCTGGTAACATTTATCGTTTCAACCTTTCTATCCTGTAAAACTTCTTCCATCATGCAAACCAAAACCATCGACCCTACCGGCTACGGCTATTCGCAGGCGTATGAAGTAAGCAACGCCAGAAAACTATTATTCGTCAGCGGACAGGTGCCGGAGGACGAGAAAGGGAATGTGCCGCCTGATTTTCCCTCGCAATGTGCGCTGGCATGGAAAAATATTGAAGACAAACTGAAGAAGGCCGGTATGACACTGGAGAATATCGTGAAAGTGAATGTATATCTCTCAGATCGAAAATATCGTGGCAAATGCAGTGATGGCAGGCCGGCTATCCTGCAAAAGACGCAACCGGCCATGACCATCATCATTACCGGGATCTATGACGAGATATGGCTGTTGGAAATTGAAGTGGTGGCTGCTGCCTGA
- a CDS encoding CGNR zinc finger domain-containing protein: protein MENIDVTNMSVCGGILCLDFINTVSEWLPETGKEYITHHEALIKWTKRMDFLSPKAFRAYEIAARRLEPQQQVSALKYFRQVRQCMYEVMNEVAKKKKVAGPFDQLGDHIRSSNRHLIYKKDAAGTVSASFDEQYPAMIPVWHALQSAASLLLDAAQWNRVRSCPSCGWLFLDSSKGGKRKWCDMTLCGSRDKASRYYYNHKQ from the coding sequence ATGGAAAACATCGATGTAACCAATATGTCTGTTTGCGGCGGGATCCTCTGCCTGGATTTCATCAATACTGTAAGTGAATGGCTCCCGGAAACAGGAAAAGAATATATCACTCATCATGAGGCATTGATCAAATGGACAAAAAGAATGGACTTCCTGAGCCCGAAAGCATTCAGGGCTTATGAGATCGCAGCACGCAGACTGGAGCCACAACAACAGGTATCTGCATTGAAATATTTCCGGCAGGTGCGCCAGTGTATGTATGAGGTGATGAATGAAGTGGCGAAGAAGAAAAAAGTGGCTGGCCCTTTTGACCAGCTCGGTGATCATATCCGTTCAAGCAACCGTCACCTCATATACAAAAAAGATGCTGCAGGAACCGTCAGCGCCTCCTTCGATGAACAGTACCCTGCAATGATCCCCGTATGGCATGCACTGCAATCTGCAGCTTCCCTCCTGCTGGACGCTGCCCAATGGAACAGGGTAAGGAGCTGCCCTTCCTGTGGCTGGCTGTTCCTGGACAGCAGCAAAGGCGGAAAAAGGAAATGGTGCGATATGACGCTTTGTGGCAGCCGGGACAAAGCATCTCGCTATTATTACAATCACAAGCAATAA
- a CDS encoding helix-turn-helix domain-containing protein yields MGRRKKKQENIPLHTAELADSAGFRLEYFDLSSEFDSSAALEAHRDDHYVFYVQTQGHTEVILDFETLRLEGIVAGYIRPGQIHHYIGRYSAGYFLAADPSVLDQHSRTVLEYEPACRQIVSLRENDPILQCMHLLLATCREPVVHPVQLNAQLALVKAFTSLMAATLTQQYSRNSKPQSRADNILVEFRKLVKQHFLMAKSAGQYALMLNISTSYLNEVVKQQTGFTASYWIQQEILLEAKRLLVHTDLSAKEIAYRTGYDDPTYFSRLFKKVSGCSPLDFRARHHELSNQNP; encoded by the coding sequence ATGGGAAGAAGAAAGAAGAAACAGGAAAATATTCCCCTGCATACTGCCGAGCTCGCTGATTCTGCCGGTTTCCGACTGGAGTATTTCGACCTGAGCTCCGAGTTCGATTCCTCCGCCGCACTGGAAGCGCACCGGGATGATCACTATGTGTTCTATGTGCAGACCCAGGGGCATACCGAAGTGATACTCGACTTTGAAACCCTCCGCCTGGAAGGCATTGTAGCGGGTTATATCAGGCCCGGGCAGATCCATCATTATATTGGAAGGTACAGTGCCGGTTATTTCCTGGCTGCCGATCCTTCCGTGCTCGACCAGCATTCCCGCACTGTTCTCGAATACGAACCAGCCTGTCGTCAGATTGTGAGCCTCCGTGAAAATGATCCCATCCTCCAGTGCATGCACCTCTTGCTCGCCACCTGCCGGGAACCTGTGGTCCACCCGGTTCAATTGAATGCACAACTGGCCCTGGTAAAGGCTTTCACCAGCCTGATGGCTGCAACACTAACGCAGCAGTATAGCCGAAACAGTAAACCACAGAGCCGGGCAGACAATATCCTGGTGGAATTCAGAAAACTGGTGAAGCAACATTTCCTCATGGCCAAAAGCGCCGGCCAATACGCGCTGATGCTGAACATCTCCACCTCCTACCTCAATGAAGTTGTGAAACAACAGACCGGCTTCACCGCCAGTTACTGGATCCAGCAGGAAATATTGCTGGAAGCCAAGCGCCTGCTGGTACATACAGACCTCAGCGCAAAAGAGATCGCCTACAGAACAGGTTACGATGATCCCACTTATTTCAGCAGGCTCTTCAAAAAAGTATCCGGCTGCTCTCCGCTGGACTTCCGTGCAAGGCACCACGAATTGTCCAATCAAAACCCATGA
- a CDS encoding DNA alkylation repair protein yields MAKTVKVKKATTVKKTVAKKTPAKSLTKKTKPKATAEKSSTSNNEFTAKAFVSELNKLQSDEELRKIQRYFKSGEGEYGEGDQFMGVKMGNLFSLAKTFIDMPPDQLEILMESPIHEHRAGAMSIMDKQGRSNKTSPRRRKELYQLYLRRHDRINNWDLVDLAAQYVVGRYLDDQPKNVLYKLAVSKNIWERRTAIVASVYFLRKKQTDDTFRIAEMMVNDKEDLIQKAAGGWIREAGKQDPKRLIAFLDKHAATLPRTFLRYAIEKLPAKQKEYYMKLGKK; encoded by the coding sequence ATGGCGAAAACTGTAAAAGTGAAAAAGGCAACAACTGTAAAAAAAACTGTTGCAAAGAAAACGCCGGCAAAAAGCCTCACTAAAAAAACAAAACCGAAAGCCACGGCCGAAAAATCCTCCACCAGCAATAATGAATTCACCGCAAAAGCTTTCGTGAGCGAACTCAACAAACTACAATCGGACGAAGAACTGCGTAAGATCCAACGCTATTTCAAATCCGGCGAAGGAGAATATGGCGAAGGCGACCAGTTCATGGGCGTGAAAATGGGCAACCTGTTCAGTCTCGCCAAAACCTTTATCGATATGCCACCGGACCAGCTGGAAATCCTCATGGAAAGCCCCATCCATGAGCACAGGGCCGGCGCCATGAGCATCATGGACAAACAGGGCCGCTCCAACAAGACCAGCCCACGGCGACGTAAGGAACTGTACCAGCTCTATCTCCGGCGCCACGACCGTATCAACAACTGGGACCTGGTAGATCTTGCCGCTCAATATGTAGTAGGTCGTTACCTCGATGATCAACCGAAAAATGTCCTCTATAAACTCGCCGTCTCGAAAAATATCTGGGAACGAAGAACAGCCATTGTGGCCAGCGTTTACTTTCTCCGGAAAAAACAAACAGACGATACATTCAGGATCGCGGAGATGATGGTGAACGATAAGGAAGATCTTATCCAAAAGGCCGCCGGTGGCTGGATCCGCGAAGCAGGCAAGCAGGACCCAAAAAGACTGATCGCTTTTCTCGACAAACACGCCGCTACCCTCCCCCGCACTTTCCTGCGTTACGCCATTGAAAAACTGCCCGCCAAACAAAAAGAATACTACATGAAGCTGGGCAAGAAATAA
- a CDS encoding T9SS type B sorting domain-containing protein produces MRILALVLTLLTTIHLQAQNCTTRGQLPSTAFPVCGSMVFKQSTVPICETRPIPVPNCENDGLGYSDKNPFWYKFTCYVSGTLGFEIRPNNASDDYDWQLFDITGRDPGDVFTDKSLVVAGNWSGTSGNTGTRNGGAPFMVCGSRGNDGKPTFTAMPSLVAGRQYLLMVSHFTDSQSGYDLEFKDGTAVITDPNPPKPDKAWAGCGGITVTIRLDKKLLCSSLAGDGSDFTISPLPPGLRILSAVSSRCNNNFDMDTVMLNMSGALPPGTYTVNVKTGTDNNTLLDECNKAVPVGANIPFNVLPVPYTPMDSIRPSACAPGFVELVFQKPMWCGSIAANGSDFRVTGPTAVNVVKASGNCVNGVSSTIKVEFAGPIQTGGTYTLELVQGTDGNTLEDECRQATPAGSRVDFILRDTVNADFNYAIRWGCKADTVDFSYTSRNDVKAWRWNFDDRDISDQQNPRYIFKTFGRKKINLMVSNGFCTAAKDTIINLDNELDARFNMPDVLCPEDAAEFKDASIGKIQSWEWDFDNGFRSSSPSPLPQRYPKVTIGRSKFHIVQLIVTNDLGCKDTLAKKLQVVYTCYIAVPNAFTPNNDFNNDYLYPLNAWKAGNLEFSVYNRYGQLIFRTTDWTKKWDGTLRGTPQPSGAYVWTLKYIDKDSGQQVFKKGTTVLIR; encoded by the coding sequence ATGAGAATACTGGCGCTGGTATTGACTTTGCTAACAACCATCCACCTGCAGGCACAGAACTGTACCACCAGGGGGCAACTTCCTTCCACCGCATTTCCTGTCTGCGGCAGCATGGTGTTTAAACAATCAACTGTCCCCATCTGCGAAACCCGCCCGATCCCCGTTCCCAATTGCGAAAATGATGGTCTCGGCTATTCCGATAAAAATCCTTTCTGGTATAAATTCACGTGTTATGTGAGCGGCACGCTGGGATTCGAGATCCGGCCCAATAATGCCAGCGATGATTACGATTGGCAACTGTTCGATATTACCGGCCGTGACCCCGGCGATGTATTCACAGACAAAAGCCTGGTAGTGGCCGGTAACTGGTCAGGCACCAGCGGAAATACCGGTACCCGCAATGGCGGCGCACCTTTCATGGTTTGCGGCTCCCGGGGCAATGATGGAAAACCCACTTTCACTGCCATGCCCAGCCTGGTGGCAGGCAGACAATATCTTTTGATGGTAAGCCATTTTACCGATTCACAAAGTGGCTATGATCTCGAGTTCAAAGATGGTACTGCTGTTATCACAGATCCCAATCCTCCAAAACCTGATAAAGCATGGGCTGGCTGTGGTGGCATCACTGTTACCATCAGGCTCGACAAAAAATTATTGTGCAGCAGCCTTGCCGGCGACGGATCCGATTTCACCATTTCTCCCTTGCCTCCGGGATTACGGATACTCTCTGCCGTTAGCTCACGCTGCAATAACAATTTCGATATGGATACCGTGATGCTCAATATGAGCGGTGCACTGCCTCCCGGTACCTATACCGTGAACGTGAAAACAGGAACTGACAATAATACGCTCCTGGATGAATGTAATAAGGCTGTGCCCGTGGGCGCCAATATCCCATTCAATGTATTGCCCGTTCCTTACACGCCGATGGACAGTATCCGGCCTTCCGCCTGTGCTCCCGGGTTTGTGGAACTGGTATTCCAGAAGCCGATGTGGTGCGGCTCCATTGCTGCCAATGGCAGTGATTTCCGTGTTACAGGCCCTACAGCGGTGAATGTGGTTAAGGCATCCGGCAATTGCGTGAATGGCGTCAGTTCCACCATCAAAGTGGAATTTGCAGGACCCATTCAGACAGGAGGCACCTATACGTTGGAGTTAGTACAGGGCACTGATGGCAACACTCTCGAAGATGAATGCCGGCAGGCCACTCCGGCAGGTTCCCGCGTAGACTTCATCCTCAGGGACACAGTGAATGCAGATTTCAATTACGCCATCCGCTGGGGCTGCAAAGCAGATACGGTGGATTTTTCCTATACATCCAGAAATGATGTGAAAGCATGGCGATGGAATTTCGATGACAGGGATATCAGCGATCAACAAAATCCAAGGTATATTTTCAAGACCTTCGGCCGGAAGAAGATCAATCTAATGGTGTCTAACGGATTCTGCACGGCAGCGAAAGATACCATCATTAACCTGGATAATGAGCTGGACGCCCGCTTCAATATGCCGGACGTGCTTTGTCCGGAAGATGCCGCCGAATTCAAGGATGCCAGTATCGGGAAGATACAGAGCTGGGAATGGGATTTCGATAATGGTTTTCGCAGCAGCTCGCCCAGCCCGCTGCCGCAGCGCTATCCAAAGGTCACCATCGGCAGGTCGAAATTCCATATTGTGCAACTGATAGTGACGAATGATTTAGGCTGCAAAGATACGCTTGCGAAAAAATTACAGGTTGTTTATACCTGTTATATCGCTGTACCCAATGCTTTCACACCGAACAATGATTTCAATAACGATTATCTCTACCCGCTCAATGCCTGGAAGGCCGGCAATCTTGAATTCAGCGTATATAACCGTTACGGCCAGCTGATCTTCCGTACCACGGACTGGACAAAGAAATGGGACGGAACGCTCCGCGGAACACCGCAGCCGTCCGGGGCTTACGTGTGGACGCTGAAATATATCGATAAGGACAGCGGCCAGCAGGTTTTCAAAAAAGGCACCACCGTGCTGATCCGGTAA
- a CDS encoding nucleotidyltransferase domain-containing protein, whose protein sequence is MIQRLFAERAAAIVAEDPGAIGLAAAGSWLSNELDEFSDLDLVLVTKHKVGGDKQRMMAWAQKFGALLSAFTGEHVGEPRLLICLYDDPLLHVDIKFLTLEEFAFRVEDPVILSDVFGQLDQSLRVTTAEWPGPGYQWIEDRFWVWIHYGLTKLGRGEYFEAIDFLSAIRNMVLGPLLLVSQGQLPRGVRKLEKHLPGSILQQLKGTLATHDRASILKAIHTCIEMYRDLRSNLFDSDIQLQTGTEKKVLEYYDEIAELPQKVNN, encoded by the coding sequence ATGATACAACGCCTGTTTGCGGAACGTGCTGCGGCCATTGTAGCAGAAGATCCCGGCGCTATCGGCCTGGCGGCTGCCGGTTCCTGGCTGAGCAATGAGCTGGATGAATTTTCTGACCTGGACCTGGTTCTGGTAACCAAACACAAAGTGGGTGGCGATAAACAACGAATGATGGCCTGGGCGCAGAAGTTCGGTGCACTGCTGTCTGCCTTCACCGGTGAGCACGTAGGCGAGCCCCGGCTGCTGATCTGTTTGTATGATGATCCTTTATTACATGTTGATATAAAATTCCTCACACTGGAAGAATTTGCTTTCCGGGTGGAAGATCCCGTGATCTTATCGGATGTATTTGGACAATTGGATCAAAGCCTTCGGGTTACCACTGCCGAATGGCCAGGCCCGGGTTATCAGTGGATCGAAGACAGGTTTTGGGTTTGGATCCATTATGGACTTACCAAACTGGGCCGTGGAGAATACTTCGAAGCCATCGATTTCCTGTCGGCTATCCGCAATATGGTGCTGGGGCCACTGCTCCTCGTCAGCCAGGGACAATTGCCACGTGGTGTGCGCAAACTGGAAAAGCATCTGCCGGGATCCATCCTGCAACAGCTCAAAGGAACGCTGGCAACGCACGACAGGGCGTCGATCCTCAAAGCCATCCATACATGTATTGAAATGTACCGCGATCTCCGGAGCAATCTGTTCGACAGCGATATTCAATTGCAGACCGGAACGGAAAAAAAAGTACTTGAATACTATGATGAAATTGCCGAACTGCCTCAAAAGGTCAATAACTGA
- a CDS encoding alpha/beta hydrolase, giving the protein MHIKQVVAAGKPLSEADSAIIMIHGRGADAAGILSMAEYLPVKEFAQLAPQATNHTWYPYSFLVPVEENEPWLSSAIQVLDEVVNDVVSAGIKKENLYFLGFSQGACLTLEYTARRANRYGGVIAFTGGLIGADIDTSNYGGDFNQTPIFIGSSDPDPHVPASRVLASAAILRSMNAAVTDKIYKGMGHTISEDEIQQVKKLMFA; this is encoded by the coding sequence ATGCATATAAAACAAGTGGTGGCCGCCGGCAAACCTTTGTCTGAAGCGGATTCCGCCATCATCATGATCCATGGCAGGGGGGCGGATGCAGCCGGTATCCTGTCGATGGCAGAATATCTTCCTGTTAAAGAATTTGCGCAACTGGCGCCGCAGGCTACCAATCATACCTGGTATCCTTATTCGTTCCTTGTTCCAGTGGAGGAGAATGAGCCCTGGCTCAGTTCCGCCATCCAGGTGCTGGATGAAGTGGTGAACGATGTGGTGAGCGCCGGCATTAAAAAAGAGAATCTTTATTTTCTCGGTTTCTCGCAGGGCGCCTGTCTTACCCTGGAGTATACCGCACGCCGCGCCAATCGTTACGGAGGTGTGATCGCTTTTACGGGAGGGCTGATCGGAGCCGATATCGATACAAGCAATTACGGTGGCGATTTCAATCAAACACCCATTTTCATTGGTAGCAGCGATCCCGATCCCCATGTACCTGCCAGCCGGGTGCTTGCTTCCGCAGCCATTCTGCGTTCCATGAATGCTGCCGTAACCGACAAGATCTACAAAGGGATGGGGCATACCATCAGTGAAGATGAAATACAGCAGGTGAAAAAACTGATGTTCGCATAA
- a CDS encoding VOC family protein: MDRSLNPTPILDRNYFTSIYFREPGGVLFEVATSGPGFDVDEDFAHLGELLKLPPQYEARRSKLENELPPVSLHIDQYK; the protein is encoded by the coding sequence ATGGACCGGTCTCTCAATCCAACGCCGATCCTTGACCGCAATTATTTTACGAGTATCTATTTCCGTGAGCCAGGCGGCGTTCTCTTTGAAGTGGCCACTTCAGGCCCCGGCTTCGATGTGGACGAAGACTTCGCACATCTCGGAGAGTTGCTGAAACTACCACCGCAATATGAGGCACGTCGCAGCAAATTGGAAAATGAATTGCCTCCTGTTTCCCTTCATATCGATCAATACAAATAA